A region from the Cuculus canorus isolate bCucCan1 chromosome 14, bCucCan1.pri, whole genome shotgun sequence genome encodes:
- the C1QTNF2 gene encoding complement C1q tumor necrosis factor-related protein 2, with protein sequence MISAVLLLWTVPCVANHILGGFAKEALQEGPQLACSLPGPPGPPGPPGAPGTPGTVGRMGFPGKDGKDGKDGEKGEHGDEGPQGRTGNPGKPGPKGKAGAIGKAGPRGPKGLKGNPGKNGAPGKKGPKGNKGETGMPGPCTCNANKARSAFSVAVSKSYPRERLPIKFDRILMNEGGHYNASSGKFICSIPGIYYFTYDITLANKHLAIGLVHNGQYRIKTFDANTGNHDVASGSTILSLKQDDEVWLQIFYSEQNGLFYDPYWTDSLFTGFLIYPDQDYLNEI encoded by the exons ATGATCTCTgctgtcctcctcctctggactgTGCCCTGTGTGGCAAACCACATCCTCGGCGGCTTTGCCAAGGAAGCACTGCAGGAAGGTCCCCAGTTGGCGTGCAGCCTGCCAGGACCccctgggccacctgggccacccGGGGCACCTGGGACTCCGGGGACAGTTGGCAGGATGGGCTTCCCAGGCAAAGACGGCAAAGATGGCAAGGATGGGGAAAAAGGCGAGCATGGCGATGAAG GTCCACAAGGCAGAACAGGAAACCCCGGCAAGCCAGGACCAAAGGGGAAAGCAGGAGCTATTGGCAAGGCAGGCCCAAGAGGACCCAAGGGTTTAAAGGGTAATCCTGGAAAAAATGGAGCACCAGGAAAGAAAGGGCCCAAAGGGAACAAGGGTGAGACTGGGATGCCAGGACCCTGCACCTGTAATGCCAacaaagccagatctgccttcTCTGTGGCCGTCTCCAAGAGCTACCCAAGGGAAAGGCTGCCCATCAAATTTGACAGGATTTTGATGAACGAGGGAGGACATTACAATGCTTCCAGTGGGAAATTTATATGCAGCATTCCAGGTATTTACTACTTTACTTATGACATCACTTTGGCCAACAAACACTTGGCCATTGGCTTGGTCCACAATGGGCAGTACCGGATCAAGACTTTTGATGCCAACACTGGGAACCATGACGTTGCCTCAGGATCAACCATCCTTTCTTTGAAGCAGGATGATGAGGTATGGCTGCAGATCTTTTACTCAGAACAAAATGGGCTCTTCTATGATCCCTACTGGACAGACAGCTTATTTACTGGCTTCCTGATATATCCTGATCAAGATTATCTCAATGAAATATAG
- the FABP6 gene encoding gastrotropin — protein sequence MAFAGKYEFESDENYDEFVKKIGLSSDKIELGRNCKVITEVVQNGNDFTWTQHFPGGRTMSNSFTIGQEADMETMGGKKFKATARMENGKIVADFPNYHHTAEICGDKLIEISNVCGIVYKRTSKRIA from the exons ATGGCATTCGCAGGCAAATATGAATTCGAAAGCGACGAGAACTACGACGAGTTTGTGAAGAAGATTG GTCTCTCCAGTGACAAGATTGAATTGGGAAGGAATTGCAAAGTAATCACTGAGGTGGTGCAGAATGGAAATGACTTCACCTGGACGCAGCACTTCCCAGGAGGCCGCACCATGTCCAATTCATTCACAATTGGCCAGGAAGCAGACATGGAGACAATGGGTGGTAAAAAATTCAAG GCAACTGCTAGaatggaaaatgggaaaatagtAGCTGATTTTCCAAACTATCATCACACTGCAGAAATTTGTGGAGATAAGCTGATAGAG ATTTCTAATGTTTGTGGTATAGTCTACAAAAGGACGAGCAAAAGGATTGCCTAA